Genomic DNA from Azospirillum brasilense:
ATCGTGGAGAAGCTGACCGCCCTCGGCCTGGAGGTCGAAGGGGTGGAGGACCGCTCGAAAGAGCTGAAGCCCTTCCGCGTCGCCCACGTCGTCTCCGCCGAGAAGCACCCGGACGCCGACAAGCTGCGCGTCCTGGTCGTCGACACCGGCACCGAGAAGCTCCAGGTCGTCTGCGGCGCGCCCAACGCGCGCGCCGGCCTGAAGGGCGTCTTCGCGCCGGAGGGGGCCTACATCCCCGGCTCCGACATCACGCTGAAGAAGGGCGTCATCCGCGGCGTCGAGTCGAACGGCATGATGTGCTCCGAGCGCGAGCTGAAGCTGTCGGAGGAGCACAACGGCATCATCGAGCTGCCGGACGACGCGCCGGTCGGTGTCGCCTACGCCGACTACGCCGGCCTGGGTGACCCGGTCATCGACATCAGCCTGACGCCGGACCGCGCCGACTGCGCCGGGGTGCGCGGCATCGCCCGCGACCTCGCCGCCGCCGGTCTGGGCCGGCTGAAGCCGCTGGCGGCGGAGCCGGTGAAGGGTGCCTTCGCCAGCCCGTTCGGCGTGACCATCGAGGCGCCGGACGCCTGCCCGATGTATGTCGGCCGCTACTTCCGCGGCGTGAAGAACGGCCCGTCGCCGAAGTGGCTGCACGACAAGCTGGTCGCCATCGGCCTGCGCCCGATCTCCGCGCTGGTCGACATCACCAACTTCATCACCTTCGACCTGTCGCGCCCGCTGCACGCCTTCGACGCCGACAAGGTCAAGGGCGGCATCGTCGTCCGCATGGCCCGCGAGGGCGAGACGCTGGCGGCGCTGAACGGCAAGGAATACCCGCTCGACCCGAGCATGACGGTCATCGCCGATCATGAGCGGGCCGAGGCGCTGGGCGGCATCATCGGCGGCGAGGCGTCGGGCTGCACCGAGACGACGGTCAACGTCTTCCTGGAGGCGGCGATCTTCGACACCGTGCGCACCGCGCAGACCGGCCGCAAGCTGGGCATCGAGTCGGACGCCCGCTACCGGCTGGAGCGCGGCGTCGATCCGGCGGCGGTCGTGTCGGGGATGGAGCGGGCCACCCGCCTGATCCTGGAGATCTGCGGCGGCGAGGCCTCCGACCTCGTGATCGCCGGCGAGGAGCCGCAGTGGCGCCGCACCCTGACGCTGCGTCCGGGCCGAGTCGCCGCCCTGGGCGGCGTCGAGGTGCCGCGCGACGAGCAGACCCGCATCCTGGTCGATCTCGGCTGCGAGATCGTCGGCGAGGATGCGGACGGCACCCTGCGCGTCGTCCCCCCCTCCTGGCGCGCCGACATCCACGGCGAGGCCGATCTGGTGGAGGAGGTGCTGCGCATCCACGGCTTCGACGCCATCCCGGCCACCCCGCTGCCGCGCGACAGCGTGCTGACCCGCCCGGCCCTGACCACCAAGCAGCGCCGCGTCGGGCTGACCAAGCGCACGCTGGCCGTCCGCGGCCTGTCGGAAGCGGTCACCTGGTCCTTCATGGCCGGTCCCGTGGCCGAGCTGTTCGGCGGGGTCGGCGAGGGGCTGACGCTGGTCAACCCGATCAGCGCCGACCTCGACGTGATGCGCCCGTCCATTCTCGGCAACCTGATCCAGGCCGCCGGGCGCAACGCCGACCGCGGTTACGCCGACGCCGGCCTGTTCGAGGTCGGCCCGGCCTTCCGCAAGCCGTCGCCGGACGGGCAGGACATCGTGGCCGCCGGCATCCGCGCCGGCAACGCGGTGCCGCGCCACTGGGCGGAGAAGGCCCGC
This window encodes:
- the pheT gene encoding phenylalanine--tRNA ligase subunit beta; the encoded protein is MKFTLSWLKDHLETDATLDQIVEKLTALGLEVEGVEDRSKELKPFRVAHVVSAEKHPDADKLRVLVVDTGTEKLQVVCGAPNARAGLKGVFAPEGAYIPGSDITLKKGVIRGVESNGMMCSERELKLSEEHNGIIELPDDAPVGVAYADYAGLGDPVIDISLTPDRADCAGVRGIARDLAAAGLGRLKPLAAEPVKGAFASPFGVTIEAPDACPMYVGRYFRGVKNGPSPKWLHDKLVAIGLRPISALVDITNFITFDLSRPLHAFDADKVKGGIVVRMAREGETLAALNGKEYPLDPSMTVIADHERAEALGGIIGGEASGCTETTVNVFLEAAIFDTVRTAQTGRKLGIESDARYRLERGVDPAAVVSGMERATRLILEICGGEASDLVIAGEEPQWRRTLTLRPGRVAALGGVEVPRDEQTRILVDLGCEIVGEDADGTLRVVPPSWRADIHGEADLVEEVLRIHGFDAIPATPLPRDSVLTRPALTTKQRRVGLTKRTLAVRGLSEAVTWSFMAGPVAELFGGVGEGLTLVNPISADLDVMRPSILGNLIQAAGRNADRGYADAGLFEVGPAFRKPSPDGQDIVAAGIRAGNAVPRHWAEKARGVDAFDAKADAMAVLEAAGAPVTNLQVTTDAPGWYHPGRSGVLRLGPTVMARFGEIHPTVLGTLGVKGPVVGFEVFLDAIPLPKKKGGTARPLVQLSPFQPLERDFAFVVGKDVEADKLIRAAKGADKALVKDVTVFDVYQGANLEEGKKSVALSVTLQPTERTLTEPEIEAIGQKIVAAVAKATGGSLRT